A DNA window from Mycobacterium sp. IDR2000157661 contains the following coding sequences:
- a CDS encoding DUF3040 domain-containing protein — translation MPLSDHEQRMLDQIESALYAEDPKFASSVRGGNLRAPSTRRRLQGAALFVVGLALLISGVAFPATQISGFPILSVLGFIVMFGGVVFAITGPRVAGGRDRSSAAEAGAPRQKRAKGSGGSFTSRMEDRFRRRFDQ, via the coding sequence ATGCCACTCTCCGATCATGAGCAGCGCATGCTCGACCAGATCGAGAGCGCGCTGTACGCCGAGGACCCGAAGTTCGCTTCGAGCGTCCGCGGCGGGAATCTGCGTGCTCCCTCGACGCGCCGTCGTCTGCAGGGCGCGGCCCTGTTCGTGGTCGGTTTGGCCCTCCTGATCTCCGGGGTCGCGTTCCCGGCGACGCAGATCAGCGGATTTCCCATTCTCTCCGTCCTCGGTTTCATCGTGATGTTCGGCGGCGTGGTCTTCGCCATCACGGGGCCGCGGGTGGCCGGCGGCCGCGACCGGTCGTCCGCCGCCGAGGCGGGCGCGCCCCGACAGAAGCGGGCCAAGGGATCGGGTGGTTCCTTCACCAGTCGCATGGAGGATCGCTTCCGCCGCCGCTTCGACCAGTAG
- the mraZ gene encoding division/cell wall cluster transcriptional repressor MraZ — protein sequence MFLGTYTPKLDDKGRLTLPAKFRDALAGGLMVTKSQDHSLAVYPRAEFEKLARRASQASRSNPDARAFLRNLAAATDEQHPDGQGRITLSADHRRYANLSKDCVVIGSVDYLEIWDSAAWQEYQQTHEENFSAATDEALHDII from the coding sequence ATGTTTCTCGGCACCTACACGCCGAAACTCGATGACAAAGGGCGGCTCACGTTGCCCGCCAAGTTCCGCGACGCGCTGGCAGGAGGGTTGATGGTCACCAAGAGCCAGGACCACAGCCTCGCCGTGTACCCGCGCGCCGAGTTCGAGAAACTGGCGCGCCGGGCCTCGCAGGCTTCGCGGAGCAATCCGGACGCCCGCGCATTCCTGCGCAACCTGGCCGCCGCCACCGACGAGCAGCATCCCGACGGACAAGGCCGTATCACCCTGTCGGCCGACCACCGCCGCTACGCCAACCTGTCCAAGGACTGCGTGGTGATCGGCTCGGTCGACTACCTGGAGATCTGGGATTCGGCCGCCTGGCAGGAGTATCAGCAGACCCACGAAGAGAACTTCTCCGCGGCCACCGATGAAGCTCTGCACGACATCATCTGA
- a CDS encoding GNAT family N-acetyltransferase: MATLLIELSPADMQRRLGDALAVYVDAMRYPRGTEDQRASMWLEHTRRPGWKAVAAVEAAGELTDAADGDPAGAPLLGVAYGYCGAPDQWWQQQVVAGLHRVGADRARITELMTSYFELTELHIHPRAQGRGLGEALARRLLADRAEAHVLLSTPEINGESNRAWRLYRRLGFIDVIRGYHFAGDPRAFAILGRSLPL, from the coding sequence TTGGCGACACTTCTCATCGAGCTGTCGCCCGCCGACATGCAACGTCGGCTCGGGGACGCGCTCGCCGTATATGTCGACGCGATGCGCTACCCGCGCGGCACCGAGGATCAGCGGGCATCGATGTGGCTCGAGCACACCCGCAGGCCGGGCTGGAAGGCCGTGGCGGCGGTGGAGGCGGCGGGTGAGCTGACCGACGCGGCCGACGGCGACCCAGCCGGAGCCCCGCTGCTGGGTGTCGCGTACGGGTACTGCGGCGCCCCCGACCAGTGGTGGCAACAGCAGGTCGTCGCGGGCCTGCATCGCGTCGGCGCCGACCGGGCCCGCATCACCGAGCTCATGACCAGCTACTTCGAGTTGACCGAACTGCACATCCACCCTCGCGCGCAGGGCCGCGGCCTGGGTGAGGCACTGGCCCGCCGACTGCTCGCCGACCGCGCCGAAGCCCATGTCCTGCTGTCCACACCGGAGATCAACGGCGAGTCCAACCGGGCCTGGCGGCTCTACCGCAGGCTCGGGTTCATCGACGTAATCCGCGGCTACCATTTCGCGGGCGATCCACGCGCCTTCGCCATTCTGGGCCGGTCACTGCCGTTGTGA
- the rsmH gene encoding 16S rRNA (cytosine(1402)-N(4))-methyltransferase RsmH produces the protein MKLCTTSSESAVDRRRHRHPARASRPLPEPALAYFPNARYVLSDRDLGAGARFGGLDEGAVMASEHGHVPVLLDRCVELLRPALTRVSPSGESAVLVDATLGAGGHAERFLTELPGLRLIGLDRDPDALWIAGERLARFGDRAVLVRTRYDGIGTAVRQTIGAPGQVDGVLFDLGVSSMQLDRAERGFSYSSDAPLDMRMDPDAGLTAAEVVNTYDEKSLSRVLREFGEERFAGRIASAIIRRRARQPFATTGDLVELLYQAIPAPARRTGGHPAKRTFQALRIAVNGELDSLRAALPAALDALTPGGRIAVMAYQSLEDRIVKAAFAEATASRTPHGLPVELPGHEAPFVVLTRGAERATTQEIERNPRSAPVRLRAIEKRG, from the coding sequence ATGAAGCTCTGCACGACATCATCTGAATCGGCGGTGGACCGACGCAGACACCGACACCCGGCCCGTGCATCGCGGCCTCTGCCCGAACCGGCCCTGGCGTACTTCCCCAACGCCAGGTACGTGCTCTCGGACAGGGACCTCGGTGCAGGGGCGCGCTTCGGAGGCCTCGACGAAGGAGCGGTGATGGCCTCAGAACACGGACACGTTCCGGTCCTGCTCGACCGCTGCGTCGAACTCCTGCGGCCCGCGCTAACCCGGGTCTCGCCGAGTGGCGAGAGTGCCGTGCTGGTGGATGCGACGCTGGGCGCCGGTGGACACGCCGAGCGCTTCCTCACCGAACTGCCCGGTCTGCGTCTGATCGGCCTCGACCGCGACCCGGATGCACTGTGGATCGCAGGCGAGCGGTTGGCCCGGTTCGGCGATCGGGCGGTGCTGGTGCGGACCCGCTATGACGGCATCGGCACGGCGGTGCGCCAAACTATCGGTGCGCCAGGGCAAGTCGACGGTGTGCTGTTCGACCTCGGGGTGTCGTCCATGCAGCTGGACCGAGCCGAACGGGGCTTCTCGTACTCGTCGGACGCGCCGCTGGACATGCGGATGGACCCCGACGCCGGGTTGACCGCGGCCGAGGTCGTCAACACCTACGACGAGAAGAGCCTGAGCCGGGTGCTGCGTGAATTCGGCGAGGAGCGCTTCGCCGGGCGGATCGCGTCGGCCATCATCCGCCGTCGTGCCCGCCAGCCCTTCGCCACCACGGGTGACCTCGTCGAACTGCTCTACCAGGCCATCCCCGCTCCCGCCCGCCGCACCGGCGGGCACCCGGCCAAGCGCACGTTTCAGGCGCTGCGCATCGCCGTGAACGGGGAACTGGACTCGTTGCGCGCCGCGCTGCCCGCCGCTCTCGACGCGCTGACCCCCGGTGGCCGCATCGCGGTGATGGCCTACCAGTCGCTGGAGGACCGGATCGTCAAGGCCGCGTTCGCCGAAGCGACGGCGTCGCGCACACCGCATGGACTGCCCGTCGAACTGCCCGGCCACGAAGCGCCTTTCGTCGTCCTGACCCGCGGCGCCGAGCGCGCCACGACCCAAGAGATCGAACGAAATCCGCGTAGCGCGCCCGTGCGGCTACGAGCAATCGAGAAGCGGGGGTAG